Proteins co-encoded in one Gossypium arboreum isolate Shixiya-1 chromosome 11, ASM2569848v2, whole genome shotgun sequence genomic window:
- the LOC108471243 gene encoding wound-induced basic protein yields the protein MIYDVNSALFRSFLSQKGGSDKRKMEEQKPKEQRPKASENKPVMTE from the exons ATGATTTACGACGTCAATTCTGCACTCTTCCGCTCATTCCTCAGCCAGAAGGGCGGCTCTGACAAAAG GAAAATGGAGGAGCAGAAGCCAAAGGAGCAGAGACCCAAAGCAAGTGAGAACAAACCTGTTATGACAGAGTAA